From the genome of Macadamia integrifolia cultivar HAES 741 unplaced genomic scaffold, SCU_Mint_v3 scaffold1006, whole genome shotgun sequence:
TCGGTTTTTAATTTCCACTTTAACTcggcttttgttttttttttttcccctccctcTTCCAGTGCTTCTTGGTGGATTcaaacaacatgataaatggccCGAAAGCCAGGTAATAGATTTTCTGATGGTGTGTCTGTTCCTCCTCTGTATTCCTTTTTAGCTGCAGAGTGACTAAATGGATATATCTTCTTTTTCTGGTATATGCTAGTTCATAGCCCACTAAAATGTATGGAACTGGATTTATTCTACCTAATTTCCTTGGATTGCCGGTAgtaatattttgttttaataattCTTGAGCATCTTTGGGTTATACTTGTTTGTCAGAATTTTCTCCATCAATGCAATCTTGTTTACTGACTACTAGTTTCTCTGCAAATGTAGGATTTTGAGAAAATCAATCGTATTATTGGTCCAGAATTGATTGGCAAGGTTTGTTTAATCCAAGTActtcttagccaaaaaaaaaaaaaaaggtctgatgtttttagttcaattttgatttgttacTCGGAGCTCAACCAATTTGGGTTATAACTCACAGTCTCTGGCTCATGAATAGAATTTTGAAAAGTGCTGTACCATTGATTTTAAATAATTTGTAGAAGCATACATTATtaattttcttctatctctgcTGCATCTGAACCACTATCTTCTCGTGTAATTGTTTTAAACAGAACCCTACTGACCAAACTGGTATTGACAACTGCTTGCTGCAACTACTTGATGGAGCAGTTAATGAAGAGGTTTGTTTTAAACAGAAGGTGTTTGACATGGTTCCCATTGTTAACTTGAATACACTTCTGTGCTTGATGCAGtttcattcaatttttcttAATCTTATTTCAGCTTAGAGCAATCGGATTGGCAGTTTCTATAGCAGTCTGCAAAGCAGGGGCTCGTGTTATGAATATACCACTTTATGAGGTATGTAATGCACAAGCACCGTTTTCATGTAGGGTCAttggattttcattttgttctttttggttttgttaGGTGTTTATGGTATTTTCGTAGTGTCCCCGGTTACCTGGCCCTAAATATACATTACTCAATTGGGATGCGAATTTAGTCTAATGATGCCAAATATGTTCCTTCATACAAATATTACTTCCCTTGGCGAAGGCATTACATGGTCAATTCAAACCATCCAATAGCTGTTGGACCTCGGCATTGGGTTATGCCAGTTGCCTCAGTACACTTTTAGCCTTACAGAATTACCTTCTGCAGTAACAATAactttgaattgaaattttttcttatataagTCCCAGTAAAAGCAGGGTAGTCAGTCCCAACTGATTTCAATTTGGGACAGAAAGAATTGGCCGGATTGGTGAGGAATCAGTAAGAATTGGCCCAAATATGCCCTAAACCTAGTTTTTGAAAGGTGATCGGCCTTGGCTGATCTGATCCTGACTTTGAAACCCTGAGTAAAAGAGGTTGTttgctttttttattattagttgtGTTGTTATTATTTGGGTGCTATGTTGTGGGGTTTATCAACTTTTAGAAGAAGATAAGATTGTTTATGAAGATTTGAACTACATAGGTCATGTAGCAAAATGCTAGTGGGCTGTGTTTCCCTTGTTACTTACCTCTTCCTCCAACttaagaaaggaaatgaaatttGTTGGCGATTTGAGATTTTCCTTTTATAGgtggcacttattataattagccataacccgtcaatccTTTTGTGTGGATCCTCATgctcatccttgcttggaatctacatgtagctgacctcattaagttgggataaggttttggatgttgttgttgagattttcattttatatgaGAATTATGGACTAATGTTGCTTTCTCTTTGTGATGCAGCATATTGCCAACCTTGCTCGAAACAAGACCTTGGTGATGCCAGTTCCTGCTTTCAATGTCATCAATGGTGGATCACGTGCAGGAAACAAACTTACAATGCAGGCAATGCTTCTGTATTTCTATTCATCATACATCTAATACAAGATGTTCCATCTTGGTTTTCAATTTATTATTGGCATATGATTGCAGGGGTTCAAGATCCTACCCGTGGGAGCTTGTTCTTTCAGAGAGGCCATGGATATGGGAATGAGAATATATTTCCATTTGGAGGTATGCATCTCACATATCATCTGTTTGTTACTAAGTATGGATTGTTGCATTTGCATATTCAGTCAATCTAAATTATCAGTTGCTCTTTGTATACAACTTAACCTTCCTTGCTCACCCTCCTGTATGGAATTTCCAACTGCAAAACAAAGTATATAGTTACTCTGTTGGGAGAAATTGGAAAGATTTTGTCAAGGATATTCAAAGTATGCATGGCATACTGTGGAGAAATAGACATACCGTGATGGAAATAGGGGACTTGGAATTCATTATTGCCATACATTTTTCATACAGCTAGAAGGGTATGGATCCACCATCTGATGAGTGTCACTAAGAAGATAAATAGAATGAAATGTGCCTTGATGAGACCCCGTTCCTAATAATACAAGCAGTTGACTTCCCTTTTGAACCATTTGTTACTTCTTTCCATCCTTATAAAGAAAAACAGATTGTGTATTTCTCATACTCAGATTTGTATCTTGTGTTATTGTGTTAAGCAAAATTGTTAACATTTAAGTACTTTTAATGGGGTTGGCAGGAATGCATATCTGGGAGCCTAGTTTACACTGGACCAATCCCTCAGTGAAACCCAATGTATGGCTGGGATCCCAGCCTTTTTTTCTGGTGTCAGAATTAAGGGTGCTATTTAATGCCTTTTCTATTCTTGTCATCCAGTGTATAAATTCAATAGGTACACAGAATTCATCTCATATTTTCCTCTTGTACCCAACTCATCTGAATAGAACAGAAGATTTGTTAATTGTTCTATAAAAGATCACCTATTACTTAGATCTCACATTTTCTGTGTATTGGATACATACTGGTTTAAGAGTGACTCTGTCGTGGCTTTACATTTGTATGATAATTGCACCATATTTTACAGGCTGTGATAAAGACGAAATATGGCCAAGATGCAACAAATATTGGTTATGAAGGTGGCTTTTCCTCCAGCATTCAGGTGAGCCATTTCTGAATGATGATGTGGCTTTGTTTTGTTCTAGTGAGTTAATAGTGTTGTCTTACTTTGTTTGTAAACATATCTCATCTGCTAGCATATTTGTTTTTAGCTTGATTGTCGTGCTTTTTGTGAGTTCAGGGGGACAATGAGGCACTTGGGTTGCTCAAGACAGCCATTGATTATGCTGGTTTAACTGGAAAAGTAAGTTCTTGAATTCTGGCAATTGAATTACATTTTTATTAACATTCCCTAAGTTCACTGCTGATTTTCTAAGtgccaactaaaaaaaaaaaaattgtctttctCCCCCAGGTGGTTATTGGAATGGATGTTGCTGCTTCTAAGTTTTATGGAACAGACAAAACATATGATCTGAACTTCAAAgaaaaggtctctctctcttccgacTCCCTTTCCCACTTCCTTTTATCTATGGATGGGCGTTAATGTTTGAATGAGTGTTTATGGGTATCGATTTGGTTTAACTATTCGAGTTGATGCAGAAAAATGATGGGTCACAAAAGATCTCAGGAGTTGCCCTTAAAAGCATTTACAAGTCATATGTGGCTGAGTACCCAGTCGCTTCTATTGAAAATCCATTTAACCAAGATGACTGGGAACACTACTCTAATCTTACCAGTGAAATTGGAGAGGGAGTACAGATTGTGGGAGATAATCTCTTGGCTAACCCAAAGGTCAGTATCAAGAAGTTGGTGCTTTTCCTAATCATGTAGAAATGTCTTTGTGCTAGTATCCTTGACAAGAGCTAGGGACGCATACATGAAAACAACATAGAACAcactaaaagaaaattatttgaaaattctAATCTCTCTTCATGTGCAACTCATATTCACAGACAGTCGAGAAGTTTATCAACAAGACAACATGCAATTCCCCCTTTCTCAAGGTGAAGGAGTTACTGATTCGTTTATGCATTAGAAAGAAAGTAGAGACTGAGGGAGAGATCACTATCCCAAAGGTCAGTTATCAACAATTTGATGCTTATACTAATCATGTAGAAATGTGTTTGTGCTAGTGTCCTTGACAAGAGCTAGGGAATGCATTAGTGAAAACAACATAGAATACTATATATAGTTATATAGTTATATATTTATGTATTTGCAATTCCTAATCTCTCTTCTTGTACAATTCATATTTACAGATGGTTGAGATGGCAATCAACAAGAAATCATGCAATGCCCTTCTTCTCGAGGTACTGATGTTTTCCTTTTGCATTGAGGATCTGAATTTTTGTTGGAAGGATGGAGATCAATCttaggttttaagataagtagagcAAGGACAGAATATTTGATATGTAACTTTACTCACACTAAGATGGATAAcgatatggtgaaaattgaggagagggAAATACCGCAGAGtgactattttaaatatttggggtcaactataaatagaggatgatgttccACAACTAATTGAAGTGCGATGGAGGAAGCAGATAGGAGCatccagagtgttgtgtgaccaacttatccctttaaagcttaaaggaaaattaaatGGGACAGTCATATGACTggttatgatgtatggggccgaATGTTGGATAGTTAAGATGCgtcatatagataagctatgtgtagcagagaagatgatgttaagatggatgtgcgtcaaaactaggaaagataatataaggaatgatcataATAGAGCTAATTTCAGAGTTGCCCCGATCCATGATAAGCtctgagaaagtcatttgagatggtatgACCATATTCAACGGAGGATTaatctgattcaaattgaaggaactaaaaagAGTTACTAAAATTACCATAGGATAGGCactgaggaaagacatgcatagtttaggcctTGTCTCAAGTAGACCTAGAATacagctgattggagggcatgTACCTGACCCCATTTAACTGAGATTTTACTTATTTGTTGTTATTGTGTAACTTTCCTTTCACTTTTACTTTGCCTATTTTATCCTTGCACGGATTCACGTACCTGACCCCATtaggttgggataaggctgagtttgttgttgtatcAATCTCTGTTTCCATGGTTTATGACAGGTTAATCAAATTGGGTCTGTTACTGAGAGCATTGAAGCTGTGAAAATGTCCAAGCTTGCTGGTTGGGGTGTCATGGCCAGCCACCGCGGGTCTGAAACTCAAATCTTTTATTTCTTACATGGgactatttatttttctattccaaTGCCAACATTATGACATGGGGGTTGTATTTACTCTTGTAGTGGAGAGACAGAGGACTTCATTGCAGATCTCTCTGTGGGTTTGGCAATGGTAATTTTAGTGGATTTCGTATTAGTTTACTGGGTAAAATCAATCAAGTAACTGAAGCCATTGCTTCATTCAAAAAATGACTCTTTCcaacttttttcttcttcaaatcagggtcAGATCAAGACCGGAGCTCCTTGCTGGTCAGAGCGTCATGCAGTGTACAAGAAGGTagcttttttatttcatgatagTTTGGCTTAATTTCTTTCATGAGATAGGCATACCTAAAAGGTTATGTAACCTTTAGTCATGGCTTACATATAATGCTGGAGCCAACTGTGGTAAAGGCATAATTGTTTATTTACATCGTTCTTCTGCAGCTCATGCAGATCGAAGAGGAGCTTGGGTTAGAAGCAACTTATGCTGGAGCCAACTTCCGCAAGCCTGTTGAGCCTTACTAGATTTTGTTAGAGACGATTGTGTGTGTGGCATTATGTAGAGATCTGTGTAgcttttccttgcaaccaataAGTTAATTGGTGTTGGTTCAAATCCCTTGGCACGTCAAATCTGAATTCTGTCAGTAAAATTCCTATTTGCTGTTGGATTCTTCATATCTGATTCCAATAGTTGAATTTTCCAAAGCTTTTGTTCTTCATTAAAATATATCACGGAATGCATGCTTCACAGGTACATACATATATAAAGAAAACATCAAAAGAGGGCTATGAACATGGCATGGTAGgcatatataatcatttaaaatgTTTTCAGGAAACACcaaggggtagccgagttggaaAGGGACCTTCgtctcaggaagcgtgtggttctgagttcgactcttcttacctccttggggccattcacacggggtgtttagtgctcttcactgtttttgatgaaagttgaatggttctcattcaaacCCAGTATGACTTGGTCTATGCAGTTGTGGAGTCAGTGTggacccgcgggactagtcaagccgaaggcttGAATAcctgtcattagcaaaaaaaaaaaaaaaaaaaaaaaaaaaaaaaaaaaaaaaaagaagtgtttTCAGGATTTCACAGTACCCACAGTATGATTGCAATATGAACATGAACCATCTGAAAGCAGAGACCAATGCTCTGCTGCTGGTAATGTGGATGCAACAGCTGGACCCTATCTACTCAACCTTGAGACCTTTAGTACTCTTTTGTGGTATTCTCATTAGCCTATTTTATCTATATTAGCTACATTTAACTCTTCTAGGAAAATACAATTATAACAAATCTAAAATCTTTTATACtgttttcttttcactttgCCTTTAGTCTGATATGTCTATgcttatgcttcagtcaaaggCATAAAAATTTTGCTATCTTAAGAAATTGATTGAATCCTCTATAGTTTAGGTCAAATTATACTCTAGTGTATCGAGCGATCATCCATACTAATAGGATTGAATCCTTTCGTAAATATAGGGTACCAATCCATTTTGTGCTCAATCAACTCTGTAACAGACTCAATCTGAACTTTGTAATCTCACTTTGTATATGTTTCTACACcaaatcaagaagaaagaacaaaggTTGGTATACTCATTTATGTTTTGTGTGGAAGAGTACAATTCCTTGGATTGTTGTCCTTTTGCAAAGGGCTTCCCTGGCTCTTGTCTTCCCCCCCTTTGGGTTTTATTGATTTGGCTATAAAGCCACCTCTAATGGTGAACTTCTGTAAGTTCCCTTCTTAATGGACAGGATTAGTTCTCTCCATGGCTGTTGGCTCCGTTGTGAGCTAGAGGTAAGTTGATTGTGAAGGTCTGTCACACCCTGTGTAAGGTAGGTCTGAGGAGGAGTCAATCCTTGTTTCCTGGGCTGTTTGGGATGCTGCTACTGTATCATCTAAGGGGACCCCCTGTCCCATCTAACCAGTTTGATGAAGATCTTTCTTTGGATCCGTTTGTTAAATAGGATTTAATTCTCTCTAATGATTTTTCCTCTAACTAGCCACATGCATATTGCAACATCTGAGAATACGCAATCCCAAATTATCACTGTTGAAGGGAGAATTGTTGGAGAGAATCTTAATACTGTTTAAATATGGTTTTAAATCTTATCTTGGCGACTGTTAAGACTTTTTGTTGGCCGATTATGTTTATGGAATAATTATTAGTCTTCTCCATTGAATGCGGCTGATCCTTTGGGACCACATCCTGCCTCCGTGGGTGGATGGTGATTTGGTAAAGCTTCCGGAACTTTCCAATTTGAATATGCTTGCTCGCGCTCCCCATCGGTCAAGAATCTCCAGAACGTTGCCCGGTTGGGTGGCATTCTATCACCCAAATATTATGGAAGAAAGCCGTGTGTGCCTTGTGATTTGGTCTTCCTCTCCTCCCTCCTTTATTTCTCAGCTTTTGTTGGCGGATTTGACTGGAGTCGCTTTCCGGCGTTATGTAATCCGGGATTCTCCCTCTAATtaattattaaagaaaaaaaaaagtgtgtacTTAGGCCCACTCTACCACGGTACCACCCatcctattattttttttattttttttattttcttctggtAATAATTATTGTCCCCTCCAACCATGCTAACATTTGGAGAGCCCAAACGCATTTCAAATGGTGGACGCTTTCAAACTTGAATTAAGGAAACCCAATATTGTTAGGTCCAATGGCCCTTTTGGAGGAGGCTGGAACAGAGCCCGGATCCTCTCTTCTCCATATGGCTGTACCCTCCAGCCTCATCTCACACCATTCAGGGTCGTAGGTACAACTTGATAGAGATAAACCATATTCGTTCAATTACGTTTTCATACGAGATCATTCACATACGTCCCTTTCATTGCCACGTGGACTCCACTCCATATCTTTCTTCACAACACAGGTCACTAGATTGAGTGGAGTCCAATTGGCAATGAAAGAGGTGTACGTAATGTTCTTGTGCGTGATCCAAGCTCCTTGTttcttgtcttattttcaaaatttttttaagtttatatgatttatcatttttaaGAGTTTCGTTGTCTTGCATGTCTTAACACTACACGGTGAAAATGACAACACTttctttatccaaaaaaaaaaaaaatgacaacacATTTTacccaaaatagaaaatgacaATGCTCCACAAAGCGAGATTGAGGCTATGTACATTATGATCCCCCTAAGACCCCACAATGGCAAGAactttgtgcactgggtacatcATCCTTTTAACAATTGGTATTTAGATCAAGATTTATCTCGGCTGATATCAATATGCATCAACCTAAATCGGGCAGGATATAAGATGGATTACAAGTATTTTTCTTtaagaaatcaattttttttaccattggTCCATATTGATTCATCGATATGTGATCGCCCCTAGAATTGGTATTGCCCTCTGGCTTCTCTCTTGATTCCAATACAAATAGCTCAATTCGGATGAGCCAATATTgattcatcaaaccatggttccCATCAGCTGGATTGAGATCCTCTCCTGAGCATTGATCGTCCCAGGTCTTGCCCATAGTTATCTGAACGAATGACACATGTTCAAGTGTTGATCCAATAATTGTGCTTCTATCGTTCATAATGTAGGCACCCTCTCAAAAGTCATTAGGTCAACGTTTGAACATGAGTTGATCGCTCAAGTCGCTATGATCAGACAAGGGCGACCAGGCTCAGGACAGGAGCCGGATCCCCATCGGCTTGCTCTAAGTTGGCAGGTGAAATGACAGTTTTACCCGTATGTACGAAGACGATTACATTGGTGAACTCCTACGCATTTACCCAAATAGCCCTAGCCCGTTCAATGCCAGAAGCTCCGCTACCCAAAAGTGAGTGAACGAAGGAACATGAATGAAATAAGAGCTGACGCTGACAGTGCGTGAACAAAGGAACAAAATGAGTTTGCGACGCCGGAGTTTTCAGTCCGAAATGGGTTCGTCGTCGATGTCGGGGGAAGAGCTGAACCTGACAGTGCGTTGGAGTCGAAAGGAGTACAAATTGCAAGTTCGCAGCGACGACACCGTTGGAGAACTGAAGCGGCGGATCTTCGAGGTCACAAACGTAATCCCCAAAGAAGGTCCGCTATCCAAAGTCGGTTCAAAACTCTCCGATGATTCCCTTCTACTTTCACAACTTCGCCTCAAATCTTCCGTTAAGATGACTATGATCGGGTAATATACTTAGCTAAGCTTCTGAAACCGCCCATCAATTAATTATTGCTTTCTTGCTTTTCACTTGATCATTGCACTGTTCCAGGTTTATTGAGTtcaatttctttcatttttcagttAAAAAGACTGATTCGGAGTAATGTACAGACTGAACATGATTTTATGTGCACGCCAATCTTCTCAATCTTCCctgttgtttattttcttaattttctcttGACCATTGTACTGTTCTAGGTTTATTGGGTTCAATTGCGGAAGAAAAGATTGATCGTTGATACTGCATGCTTTAGGTCCTTTCGATTTTTTAGTTATTGAGACTGATTCAGAGTAAAATATAGAACGAATCAACATGATTTTAAGTTCCAATTGTGTGAACACGTCAAATTGAGTGATTTGGTGTATGTTATAATGGATTATAAGCTGAGTTGAGGTCTAAGAAACTAATGCTAATAGCCATCAAAAGCAATTTGAAAGCTGACTGTTATAATTATCCTTATGATAATGCAACCGGACTTGTTAAAGTCGTAAATTTCGATCTCAAAGAATATGTGGCTTTGGCTGCAAAGAGTTTATCAATATGATTTTGGTCAGGAATGATAAATCATGATCATGGACTGATGGACAGAAACAACATGCTTGTTGAAGTTGTCTATCTTGATCTTTTTATGCGATCagaatattcaaaatatattCCCTGACATCTGTTCTGAGTGGATTTAATGGAtttttgaagttttctttttgttgctGAATATTGTTAAAGTGATTTGTAATTTGTGTGCCGGTTAAAGTAAGTTTGAATTTTGGCTGGTTTAGTTTTCTTCTGTTGATACTCAAATTCTTGATTTAGTAGAGCTATTCCTTTTGATTTTATCTTAGGGGAACTTTATAGTTGGTTCCATTTTCTCGTACATTGAGTTCAAA
Proteins encoded in this window:
- the LOC122062365 gene encoding enolase 1-like is translated as MASIERVKVTQILDSRSNPMIEAEVQLTDEILTRATVPFYESTLLLGGFKQHDKWPESQDFEKINRIIGPELIGKNPTDQTGIDNCLLQLLDGAVNEELRAIGLAVSIAVCKAGARVMNIPLYEHIANLARNKTLVMPVPAFNVINGGSRAGNKLTMQGFKILPVGACSFREAMDMGMRIYFHLEAVIKTKYGQDATNIGYEGGFSSSIQGDNEALGLLKTAIDYAGLTGKVVIGMDVAASKFYGTDKTYDLNFKEKKNDGSQKISGVALKSIYKSYVAEYPVASIENPFNQDDWEHYSNLTSEIGEGVQIVGDNLLANPKTVEKFINKTTCNSPFLKVKELLIRLCIRKKVETEGEITIPKMVEMAINKKSCNALLLEVNQIGSVTESIEAVKMSKLAGWGVMASHRGGETEDFIADLSVGLAMGQIKTGAPCWSERHAVYKKLMQIEEELGLEATYAGANFRKPVEPY